Below is a window of Leucobacter sp. Psy1 DNA.
TCGAGCTTCCCCGACACTCGCAATGCACGCGCGAATGCTTCGCGCGACATCGCAGTCGTCAAACACTGTGCGGTGGGATGGACCCAGGATCCGCGGCCGGGAAGTACCGCCCGTTCGTCAGCGATGAGCTGACCTCGGTTCTCGACAACTCGGAGCAGATCCCCTCGTTCCGCGCGTTCGCGGCACGCCACACAGGTTCGAAGCATAACTATCTTAGCAGTCAGTCGGACTCCATGATTGAATCCGGCTGGATATCGATTTTAGCGCCGGTGAGCTTCGCAGCGAGGCGAGCATTCTGCCCTTCCTTGCCGATGGCGAGCGACAGCTGGAAGTCAGGGACCAGTGCGCGGACCTGCTTCAGCGACTCG
It encodes the following:
- a CDS encoding YlxR family protein; protein product: MLRTCVACRERAERGDLLRVVENRGQLIADERAVLPGRGSWVHPTAQCLTTAMSREAFARALRVSGKLDTGPLENRLKSLMDN